One Streptosporangium becharense genomic window, GCTTGCCGGGCGAGCCGAGCACCGTGATCGCGCGCACCCCGTACCCGGCCACCTGGCCGCGTACGGTGTAGACCGCCTCGATCTGCCGGGCCGTCTCGGTCTCCTCGTGCGGCAGGGCGACCAGGCTGACCGCGGCCCGCGGGTACGGGTTCGCCTGGTCGGCCAGCAGGCGGACCCGCCAGCCCGCCGGCGCGTCGAAGCCCTCGGCCACGAGCTGGATGTCCAGCTCGACCGGCCCGCGCGGGACCGCCTCCTCCAGGCCCTCCCCGGGGCCGACGCCGACGACCATGTCGACCCCCCAGCCGCCGACCACCTCGCCGGGCGCCTCGATCAGCGGGGCCGCCTCCCACTCCGGCCCGTCGGCGGGCAAACGCACGGCGGGGAAGGTCCCGGTGGGGGCGTCGGCGCTCTCCTTGCGGCGCTTGCGGAAGGCCCCGGTGAGCCGGTCCAGCATGGAGGGGCCGCGTTCGGCGCCCGGCGCGCGGGACATGGCGGTGGCCGCCTCGTCCGGCGGCGGCCCGTACGCGCCGGGGGCCTGGGGCGGCGGGAGGTGGCCGGGCCCGGACGGCGGCGCGGTGGCTCCGGCGGCGGGCCACTCGGAGAGCGCGGACCCCGGGTGGGCCTGGGGGCCGGTTCCCGGCACGCCTCCCGGCACAGCCTCGGCGCCGGCCTCCGTACCGGTTTCCGGGGCGGGCCACTCTCCCGGGACGGGCCATTCGGGAGCCGTGCCGCCGGGAGCGGACTCCCGGGCGAATCCGTGGTCCCGGGACGCCGGAGCCTTGGCGTTGCGCGGCTCGGCGAGCATGGGGATCACCTGCTCGGCGGTCAGCCCGTGCTCCAGGCTGAGCAGGGTGGCGAGCCGGTCCCACGCGGGGCCGTACTCGGCGATGAGCATGACGAGCGAGTCGGCCAGCTGCGCGGCCGGCCGGTCGCCCGCCTCGGCCAGCAGCGGGTCGAGGCGACCGCGGAGCTCTCCCGCGGAACGGCCCATCAGGTCGTCCAGTTCGTCACGGACCGTGCGTGCCGCCCGCACCACGGCTACCGGGTTCATATCGTTTCCCCTCGTTCCGGTCTGGACTGATCCTCCCACTTGTGCGGCGGTGAACGGGAGCCGGTGCTCATGGAGAATCAGCGCCGCATAAGGTGATACCCCTAAGCGCCGAAGTGATGGGAAAGGTGAGCCGTGCTGCCTGAGGTCGAGGCATGGCTGCGCAGGCGCACCTCATCCGCCGGCGACTGGCCGGCGGCCGAACTGGCGGCGGCCAAGGGGGAGACGACCGTCAGTGTCGTCCTCCCCGCCCGCGACGAGCAGGAGACGGTCGGTGAGATCGTCACCGCGATCCGCCGGGAGCTCGTGGAGGCGGTGCCCCTGGTCGACGAGCTCGTGGTCGTCGACTCCCGGTCCGTCGACGACACCGCCGGGCGTGCCGCGCGGGCCGGTGCCCGGGTGGTCGCCCAGGACGAGATCCTGCCCGATCTCAAACCACTGGACGGCAAGGGGGAGGCGCTGTGGAAGTCCCTGGCCGCGACCTCCGGCGACCTGCTGGTCTTCGTCGACGCCGACCTGCGTGAGTTCGACGCGTCCTTCGTGACCGGGCTGCTCGGCCCGCTGCTCGCCGACCCCGGCGTGGCCTACGTCAAGGGCTGCTACGACCGGCCGTTGCAGGACCTGCAGGGCGGCGGCGGCCGGGTCACCGAGCTCGTCGCCCGGCCCCTGCTCAACCTGCACTGGCCGCAGCTCGCGGGCTTCGTCCAGCCCCTGGCCGGGGAGTACGCCGGACGCAG contains:
- a CDS encoding glucosyl-3-phosphoglycerate synthase — its product is MLPEVEAWLRRRTSSAGDWPAAELAAAKGETTVSVVLPARDEQETVGEIVTAIRRELVEAVPLVDELVVVDSRSVDDTAGRAARAGARVVAQDEILPDLKPLDGKGEALWKSLAATSGDLLVFVDADLREFDASFVTGLLGPLLADPGVAYVKGCYDRPLQDLQGGGGRVTELVARPLLNLHWPQLAGFVQPLAGEYAGRRSVLERIPFVTGYGVEIAMLVDLLDLVGLDALAQVDLGRRVHSHQSTEALGGMAAQILQAAWSRLERQGKMVALHTPVASLAQFRRDAAGHRVTVRDVAVAERPPMVTVPGYRPGS